The following proteins are co-located in the Streptomyces sp. DT2A-34 genome:
- a CDS encoding tubulin-like doman-containing protein, translating into MKIFQPMLFVGLGGTGGLVGAELERRLRTELCGPDGMALSRQSGHAPFQLPDCLQFVYADYSESDLQRLPQFNVDPSLRAAYARTSRATHDLLPNFDASPEVTKMLRAVLRDEVADWLPPRIDEPKVTPLHAGAGQLPTVGRAALFATLRHSLAPVLEPLLQAIDAIAKSAGELSELGGGKVNGCDVFVAFSVAGGTGAGIFLDYLHLINHAFQLRRFDGVKIYPLVVMPSSFSAATGGGREAELNAARSLVDLFRLVDTQNAPSEGHEIGDLDQELGLGIRYPGTTPIRLRTGILPTAFLFSPTAGIRADDLRRSIVSLVMSLIGTELGDGRARGRKVAADDDFQTFAASFINRGVQRSAVSPTGIGRQGVSTSLVASMTAPMDQLADLVAGRLLRLAVTDLVERPRAVLRDGAVPMIRQLFADSHLEELWERRQLAVPEPDPLPRGGRNIEQALGERIADMQRLLSDLRVEADRAAAAMADRFAPRPAIDKLLQTVDPFLAERVVRGVPDSEEQIARLGFLGMLENRARNPQRPPGVTEQPPKIPRIKGQLGGLAPARWGDDDVQAAIQEQDAWYQWRCRMVWHEAWRDQQQHWQPQADAAGTDLGRLVNAFRRHSDQERKTAQQKGLELYEDRTGISYLLPPQRTLNHFYEDVVARLVRREGLRENDDEAALLLKLVDGDTWRQVHGLSRRDPEGSVARVKGQLEARITRLFAESGAHLEERPLLPSMGTLLAAAAGDADAKDQVSKEALDLFGRKLAGLLPVGFTPEGTGLLRVLVTYPRVQAVEEVQEYLGKTLRLPSDAKNSVEYRGVESDSITVVLFRSEMSLTQVPEARKVLRQWARAKDNEQAQDVLRWRQRLGYRDSWMVSSEEDRRVILHRLLCCMWNGQVDVVDGDPASPDRVRLRLSPDKGTDIPGVRLRLGDYPGGVSSWAELLRSYERWTVLDDERIVEDYCRELMRAQPLGLARTGSEPHPLFVDLVEKVAPRQLELLAERRERGGERVEGWVRPLWEFWAETLPAALDTQFGDQRAVQPTLRTLLEHIRGGSPARPRAREDLSEPRRPAPDEDDWGTAPVTPRGRGRHDDYDRPYGDERGDEDRDGRDSWGARRDSDTGARADGRRDDYDDYDVYDRPDPDRPGPETAERGGERPRYDTGSGAPGSEAPRPPWDDDEPGGRAPWDGDAQ; encoded by the coding sequence ATGAAGATCTTCCAGCCGATGCTTTTCGTCGGCCTGGGCGGCACCGGAGGCCTGGTCGGCGCCGAGCTGGAACGCAGACTGCGCACCGAGCTGTGCGGTCCGGACGGCATGGCGCTCAGCCGGCAGAGCGGCCACGCCCCCTTCCAGCTGCCCGACTGCCTGCAGTTCGTGTACGCGGACTACAGCGAGAGCGATCTGCAGCGGCTGCCGCAGTTCAACGTGGACCCGTCCCTGCGGGCCGCGTACGCCCGCACGTCCCGGGCCACCCACGACCTGCTGCCGAACTTCGACGCCTCCCCGGAAGTGACCAAGATGCTCCGGGCGGTCCTGCGCGACGAGGTCGCCGACTGGCTGCCGCCGCGCATCGACGAGCCGAAGGTCACCCCGCTGCACGCCGGCGCGGGCCAGCTGCCCACCGTCGGCCGGGCCGCCCTGTTCGCCACCCTGCGGCACAGCCTCGCCCCGGTCCTGGAGCCGCTGCTCCAGGCGATCGACGCGATCGCCAAGTCGGCGGGCGAGCTCAGCGAACTCGGCGGCGGCAAGGTCAACGGCTGTGACGTGTTCGTCGCCTTCTCGGTGGCCGGCGGCACCGGCGCCGGGATCTTCCTGGACTATCTGCACCTGATCAACCACGCCTTCCAGCTGCGCCGCTTCGACGGCGTGAAGATCTACCCGCTGGTCGTCATGCCGTCGTCGTTCTCCGCCGCCACCGGTGGCGGACGCGAGGCGGAACTCAACGCCGCCCGGTCGCTGGTCGACCTGTTCCGGCTGGTGGACACGCAGAACGCGCCCTCGGAAGGCCACGAGATCGGCGATCTCGACCAGGAGCTCGGGCTCGGCATCCGCTACCCGGGCACCACGCCGATCCGGCTGCGCACCGGCATCCTGCCCACGGCGTTCCTGTTCAGCCCGACCGCCGGCATCCGCGCGGACGACCTGCGCCGCTCCATCGTCTCCCTGGTGATGTCGCTGATCGGCACCGAGCTGGGCGACGGCCGCGCCCGGGGCCGGAAGGTGGCGGCCGACGACGACTTCCAGACCTTCGCCGCGAGCTTCATCAACCGGGGCGTGCAACGCAGCGCGGTCTCCCCCACCGGCATCGGCCGGCAGGGCGTCTCCACCAGCCTGGTCGCCTCCATGACCGCGCCGATGGACCAGCTCGCCGACCTGGTGGCCGGGCGGCTGCTGCGGCTGGCGGTCACGGACCTCGTGGAGCGGCCGCGGGCGGTGCTGCGGGACGGGGCGGTGCCGATGATCCGGCAGCTGTTCGCCGACTCCCACCTCGAAGAGCTGTGGGAACGCAGGCAGTTGGCGGTCCCCGAGCCCGATCCGCTGCCGCGCGGTGGCCGCAACATCGAGCAGGCGCTCGGCGAACGCATCGCGGACATGCAGCGGCTGCTGTCCGACCTGCGGGTGGAGGCGGACCGCGCGGCCGCCGCGATGGCCGACCGGTTCGCCCCGCGCCCCGCCATCGACAAGCTGCTCCAGACCGTCGACCCCTTCCTCGCCGAACGCGTCGTCAGGGGCGTCCCGGACAGCGAGGAACAGATCGCCCGGCTCGGCTTCCTCGGCATGCTGGAGAACCGCGCCCGCAATCCGCAGCGCCCGCCCGGTGTGACCGAGCAGCCGCCCAAGATCCCCCGCATCAAGGGCCAGTTGGGCGGCCTGGCACCGGCCCGCTGGGGCGACGACGACGTGCAGGCGGCCATCCAGGAGCAGGACGCCTGGTACCAGTGGCGCTGCCGGATGGTGTGGCACGAGGCCTGGCGCGACCAGCAACAGCACTGGCAGCCGCAGGCCGACGCGGCCGGGACCGACCTCGGGCGGCTGGTGAACGCCTTCCGCAGGCACAGCGACCAGGAGCGCAAGACCGCCCAGCAAAAGGGCCTGGAACTGTACGAGGACCGCACCGGCATCTCGTATCTGCTGCCGCCGCAGCGCACCCTCAACCACTTCTACGAGGACGTCGTCGCCCGGCTGGTCCGCCGGGAGGGGCTGCGCGAGAACGACGACGAGGCGGCGCTGCTGCTCAAGCTGGTCGACGGGGACACCTGGCGCCAGGTCCACGGGCTCAGCCGGCGCGACCCCGAGGGCTCGGTGGCCCGGGTCAAGGGGCAGCTGGAGGCCCGGATCACCCGGCTGTTCGCCGAGAGCGGGGCGCATCTGGAGGAGCGGCCGCTGCTGCCGTCCATGGGCACGCTGCTGGCCGCGGCGGCCGGTGACGCGGACGCCAAGGACCAGGTCAGCAAGGAGGCGCTCGACCTGTTCGGCCGGAAGCTGGCCGGGCTGCTGCCGGTGGGGTTCACCCCTGAGGGCACCGGGCTGCTGCGGGTCCTGGTGACCTATCCGCGGGTGCAGGCCGTGGAGGAGGTGCAGGAGTACCTCGGCAAGACGCTGCGGCTGCCCTCGGACGCGAAGAACTCCGTGGAGTACCGGGGCGTGGAGAGCGACTCGATCACCGTGGTCCTCTTCCGCAGCGAGATGAGCCTCACCCAGGTGCCCGAGGCCCGCAAGGTACTGCGCCAGTGGGCCCGCGCGAAGGACAACGAGCAGGCCCAGGACGTCCTGCGGTGGCGGCAGCGGCTCGGCTACCGGGACAGCTGGATGGTCAGCAGCGAGGAGGACCGGCGGGTCATCCTGCACCGCCTCCTGTGCTGCATGTGGAACGGCCAGGTGGACGTGGTGGACGGCGACCCGGCGTCGCCGGACCGGGTCCGGCTGCGGCTGTCCCCCGACAAGGGCACGGACATCCCCGGCGTGCGGCTGCGGCTGGGTGACTACCCCGGGGGCGTGTCGAGCTGGGCCGAGCTGCTGCGCTCGTACGAACGCTGGACGGTCCTCGACGACGAGCGGATCGTCGAGGACTACTGCCGGGAGCTGATGCGGGCCCAGCCGCTGGGCCTGGCCCGCACCGGCAGCGAACCGCATCCGCTCTTCGTCGACCTGGTCGAGAAGGTCGCCCCGCGCCAGCTGGAGCTGCTCGCGGAGCGCCGGGAGCGGGGCGGCGAGCGGGTCGAGGGCTGGGTGCGCCCGCTGTGGGAGTTCTGGGCGGAGACCCTCCCCGCCGCGCTGGACACCCAGTTCGGCGACCAGCGCGCGGTCCAGCCGACCCTGCGCACCCTGCTGGAACACATCCGCGGCGGCAGCCCGGCCCGCCCCCGCGCCCGCGAGGACCTCTCGGAACCCCGGCGCCCCGCACCGGACGAGGACGACTGGGGGACCGCGCCCGTCACCCCGCGCGGCAGGGGCCGTCACGACGACTACGACAGGCCCTACGGCGACGAACGCGGCGACGAGGACCGGGACGGCCGCGACAGCTGGGGCGCCCGCCGCGACAGCGACACCGGCGCCCGCGCCGACGGCCGCCGTGACGACTACGACGACTACGACGTCTACGACCGGCCCGACCCCGACCGGCCCGGGCCTGAAACGGCAGAGCGCGGCGGGGAGCGCCCGAGGTACGACACCGGAAGCGGGGCCCCCGGCTCCGAGGCGCCGCGGCCGCCCTGGGACGACGACGAGCCCGGCGGTCGCGCCCCCTGGGACGGTGACGCGCAGTGA
- a CDS encoding VWA domain-containing protein, protein MRRAAISVLGTAAVFVSLLAPAGQDPVPAADSEPVFPAVNYAVAVDESASLAAEDMKAEKAAAKRIALGDVSSSSQVTVFGFAAAEKAGQRVVDPVCPRTTLDAAGREEVGGCVDKLRKRKESEGTGTDLPTAIRQGVDDLTDGSDASVPRVLFLLTDGKMDVEDSFKYGDPSHRAAEGERQLKLALKEAAEQNVQIWPLGFGPDPDKKQLDQIAAGGYQKGCVELPSATPKAHKVSGAKDVGTTLEKIFAAAHCLRHEEGPSKRPPATLEIGISPLATVGSIVVDKGDPEVKITYIDPAGDKVPTTSGTYKNSRFELAGGSGTVEALKIVDPLPGTWKVKAEAPEGHRSLPVAVSVLWQGELRGAITMDPPSPQAGEKVTVTMRLQTREGYEIKDPRDYEGLRVRSELTGDGFSPLALDLADNGKGSDPEASDGSFTGTVTIPEDADGALTVSATLTASGLSADTRSETGEVAPGELPVKAPLELPAGNTHPGGTVTGTLDVSNTTDSPHTLRLSIADVKDGLLSVEPNEITLKPGEQGTRQVTVKVSPADAFGDRLGDGLDLSGTFTVVDTTDDDRRLESTPVSVRVTPEPGIWEKYWWAFVSGAVAIALAAVAVVAWLGLLRRRRDPYGLVLQLVSEDGTVLNEHKAGHGNNKQWYEFAVAEAHRSPRIEKRAHGPYAVRRSREGGAVVRKGGNRIPLPVRGQVQLTDTLSLTLGGTPPATGTVRGTYTGARAGRTHETSPSQGSAYDEFL, encoded by the coding sequence CGCTGGGCGACGTCTCCTCGTCGTCGCAGGTCACGGTGTTCGGCTTCGCCGCAGCCGAGAAGGCCGGCCAGCGCGTGGTGGACCCGGTGTGCCCGCGCACCACGCTGGACGCGGCGGGCCGCGAGGAGGTCGGCGGTTGCGTGGACAAGCTGCGCAAGCGCAAGGAGAGCGAGGGCACCGGCACCGACCTGCCGACCGCCATCCGGCAGGGCGTGGACGACCTGACCGACGGCTCCGACGCCTCGGTGCCCCGGGTGCTGTTCCTGCTGACCGACGGGAAGATGGACGTCGAGGACAGCTTCAAGTACGGCGATCCCTCGCACCGCGCGGCCGAGGGCGAACGGCAGTTGAAGCTGGCGCTGAAGGAAGCCGCCGAGCAGAACGTCCAGATCTGGCCGCTGGGCTTCGGACCCGACCCGGACAAGAAGCAGCTCGACCAGATCGCCGCCGGCGGCTACCAGAAGGGCTGCGTCGAGCTGCCCTCCGCGACTCCCAAGGCCCACAAGGTCTCCGGGGCGAAGGACGTCGGCACCACACTGGAGAAGATCTTCGCCGCCGCCCACTGCCTGCGCCACGAGGAGGGCCCCAGCAAGCGGCCGCCGGCCACCCTGGAGATCGGCATCTCCCCGCTGGCCACCGTCGGCAGCATCGTCGTCGACAAGGGCGACCCCGAGGTGAAGATCACCTACATCGACCCGGCCGGCGACAAGGTCCCCACCACCTCCGGGACGTACAAGAACTCCCGTTTCGAGCTGGCGGGCGGCTCCGGCACCGTCGAGGCGCTGAAGATCGTCGACCCGTTGCCCGGCACCTGGAAGGTGAAGGCCGAGGCCCCGGAGGGCCACCGCTCGCTGCCCGTCGCCGTCAGCGTGCTGTGGCAGGGCGAGCTGCGCGGCGCCATCACCATGGACCCGCCCTCACCGCAGGCCGGTGAGAAGGTCACCGTGACCATGCGGCTGCAGACCCGCGAGGGCTACGAGATCAAGGACCCGCGCGACTACGAGGGGCTGCGCGTGCGCAGCGAGCTGACCGGGGACGGCTTCTCCCCGCTCGCGCTCGACCTCGCCGACAACGGCAAGGGCTCCGACCCCGAGGCGAGCGACGGCTCCTTCACCGGCACCGTGACCATCCCCGAGGACGCCGACGGGGCGCTGACGGTGAGCGCCACGCTGACCGCCTCGGGCCTGAGCGCCGACACCCGCAGCGAGACCGGCGAGGTCGCGCCCGGCGAACTGCCCGTCAAGGCCCCGCTCGAACTGCCCGCCGGCAACACCCACCCCGGCGGCACCGTCACCGGCACCCTGGACGTCAGCAACACCACCGACTCCCCGCACACGCTGCGGCTGTCCATCGCCGACGTGAAGGACGGGCTGCTCTCCGTCGAGCCGAACGAGATCACGCTCAAGCCCGGTGAGCAGGGCACCCGGCAGGTCACCGTCAAGGTCTCCCCCGCGGACGCCTTCGGTGACCGCCTCGGCGACGGCCTCGACCTCTCCGGCACCTTCACCGTCGTCGACACCACCGACGACGACCGGCGGCTCGAAAGCACCCCGGTCTCGGTGCGGGTCACGCCTGAGCCCGGGATCTGGGAGAAGTACTGGTGGGCGTTCGTGTCCGGCGCCGTCGCGATCGCGCTGGCCGCCGTGGCCGTCGTCGCCTGGCTGGGGCTGCTCAGGCGCCGACGGGACCCCTACGGGCTGGTGCTGCAGCTCGTCTCCGAGGACGGCACCGTCCTCAACGAGCACAAGGCCGGGCACGGCAACAACAAGCAGTGGTACGAGTTCGCCGTCGCCGAGGCCCATCGCAGCCCGCGCATCGAGAAGCGCGCGCACGGCCCGTACGCCGTCCGGCGCAGCCGCGAGGGCGGCGCGGTGGTGCGCAAGGGCGGCAACCGGATCCCGCTGCCCGTCCGCGGCCAGGTCCAGCTGACCGACACCCTGAGCCTCACCCTCGGCGGGACCCCTCCGGCGACCGGCACGGTGCGGGGCACCTACACGGGCGCCCGCGCCGGCCGCACCCACGAGACGTCCCCCAGCCAGGGCAGCGCCTACGACGAGTTCCTGTGA